The DNA region TTCTAAAAAGCTAGTCCTCCAATGTGAATCAAATTCAGTTAGAACCGCAGATCGTTGGTTTGACCGGCCAGCAGTAAAATGCCGGGAGGCACCGCCCCCCGGCACGCGATGGTTATCCAATTTCATCAAACGATCAGCCGATCAAGCCTTGGCCGCCGCGAAGGTTTCGTTGACCCGGTCCCAGTTGATCACGTTGAAGAATGCGGCGATATAATCGGGTCGTCGGTTCTGGTATTTCAGGTAGTAGGCGTGCTCCCACACATCCAGGCCGATGATCGGTATCTTGCCCTGGCTCAATGGGCTGTCCTGGTTGGGTGTGGTCACGATTTCCAGCTCCCCTCTGTCCACGACGAGCCAGGCCCATCCACTGCCAAAGAGCAGGGCGGCCGCATTTGAAAAGTCCTCTTTGAACTTCTCTTGGCTGCCGAAACGCTTGACAATGGCATCCATCGCCGGACCGCCTGGAGCGACGCCCTGCTTTAAAAGGGGCCAGAAAAAGCTGTGGTTCGCATGCCCGCCGCCATGATTGCGGACGGCCGTGCGGATGGCCTCGGGCACCTCGTTGAGGTTGCGCACCAACTGCTCGACGCTGAGTCGTTGCAAGGCGTCGTGTCCCTCAAGGGCT from Desulfatitalea tepidiphila includes:
- a CDS encoding superoxide dismutase, whose protein sequence is MKHTLPELSYGYDALEPFIDARTMEIHHTKHHQTYVDKLNAALEGHDALQRLSVEQLVRNLNEVPEAIRTAVRNHGGGHANHSFFWPLLKQGVAPGGPAMDAIVKRFGSQEKFKEDFSNAAALLFGSGWAWLVVDRGELEIVTTPNQDSPLSQGKIPIIGLDVWEHAYYLKYQNRRPDYIAAFFNVINWDRVNETFAAAKA